From a region of the uncultured Desulfatiglans sp. genome:
- a CDS encoding hypothetical protein (Evidence 5 : Unknown function), protein MWRISFHPEMVFLANLGVNLHVCLCGDLQVASAQMLDFLDIGRKSSFPDWKLSPTAKLFPDAHELVSIRKWSFDLSDRTGLNAHTLTQSGSTMRTKKRIETYHQMLTILSGDLDLTQRDIAKQMGISLGKTNACLSELIQKKLVKVNPLRIPRNLYRQEDLATKGFLKIDRAEASQTKTNYLYVLTPEGLEEKYRMAQHLYEQKCSDLERLKQQITDLKNEIEQEAPRRSETAT, encoded by the coding sequence TTGTGGAGAATTAGTTTCCATCCGGAAATGGTCTTTTTGGCCAATCTCGGCGTCAATCTGCACGTTTGCTTGTGCGGCGACCTGCAGGTCGCCTCCGCGCAAATGCTTGATTTCCTTGATATTGGCCGAAAATCCTCATTTCCGGATTGGAAACTTAGTCCTACCGCGAAATTATTTCCGGATGCACACGAATTAGTTTCCATCCGGAAATGGTCTTTCGATCTCTCGGATCGTACTGGTTTGAATGCTCACACCCTCACTCAAAGCGGATCCACCATGCGCACAAAAAAACGGATTGAGACGTATCATCAAATGCTCACCATACTGAGCGGCGACCTGGACCTGACCCAGCGCGACATCGCCAAGCAAATGGGGATCAGTCTTGGTAAAACCAACGCCTGCCTATCCGAACTGATCCAAAAAAAACTGGTCAAGGTCAATCCCTTGCGTATTCCGCGGAATCTTTACCGTCAGGAAGACCTGGCCACCAAAGGCTTTCTAAAGATTGACCGCGCCGAGGCTTCTCAGACCAAAACCAACTACCTTTACGTCCTCACTCCAGAGGGGCTGGAAGAGAAATATCGGATGGCCCAGCATCTCTATGAGCAAAAGTGCAGTGATCTCGAGAGGCTCAAGCAGCAGATCACCGATCTGAAGAATGAGATCGAGCAGGAGGCGCCCCGACGTAGTGAAACGGCGACGTAA
- a CDS encoding putative ribonuclease BN (Evidence 3 : Putative function from multiple computational evidences) yields the protein MRAFPFLKTIQYYRDHLWRIREAELPRTRALLLRLLRMVVLSADGFLKDGCQLRASALTFYSLLSIVPILAVVFGIAKGFGFEAALRSQLMQYLEGQEDVLERAISFSHALIETTQGGLIAGIGLIFLFWAIIKMISNIEAAFNTIWSLPSGRSFGRKVSDYLSLMLICPLLFVIASALTVFIESQIRILAEHITLLGPVNPFIFKTLRLLPFVVIWFLFTFLYAFLPNTRVKTVSAAVGGFLGAAFYQIFQWIYITFQINVAKYNAIYGSFAALPLFLFWLQISWILVLLGAEIAYAHQHVKNSEFGPDCRRMPIAFRKLLALAIMHTLVKHFPTHDKRWNMERIALKLETPMRCVQEVLGDLLEADLITERVGDRKSAPTYMPARDPAILTVSYVLNRLEDNGARDLPVSESPDTLRIQSILKSFRDLVQKSDADVLLKQL from the coding sequence ATGCGCGCATTTCCGTTCCTGAAAACAATCCAGTACTATCGTGACCACCTCTGGCGTATCAGGGAGGCAGAACTGCCGAGAACACGGGCCCTGCTGCTGAGGCTGTTACGCATGGTCGTACTGTCGGCGGACGGTTTTCTCAAGGACGGCTGCCAGCTGCGGGCCTCCGCCCTGACATTTTATTCCCTGCTCAGCATTGTACCGATCCTGGCGGTGGTCTTCGGCATCGCCAAGGGTTTCGGCTTCGAGGCGGCCCTGCGCAGCCAGCTCATGCAGTACCTCGAAGGCCAGGAGGATGTCCTCGAGCGCGCGATCAGCTTTTCCCACGCACTGATCGAGACGACCCAGGGCGGGCTCATCGCCGGCATAGGCCTGATCTTCCTCTTCTGGGCCATCATCAAGATGATTTCGAATATCGAGGCCGCCTTCAACACCATCTGGAGCCTGCCCTCGGGGCGGTCTTTCGGACGCAAGGTGAGCGACTACCTTTCTTTGATGCTCATCTGCCCTCTACTCTTCGTCATTGCCAGCGCACTGACGGTCTTCATCGAAAGCCAGATCCGAATACTCGCCGAGCATATCACCCTCCTCGGTCCTGTAAACCCCTTCATCTTCAAAACGCTTCGGCTGTTGCCGTTCGTCGTCATCTGGTTCCTTTTCACTTTCCTGTACGCTTTCCTCCCAAACACCCGCGTCAAAACGGTCTCCGCGGCTGTCGGCGGATTCCTCGGGGCGGCCTTCTATCAGATCTTTCAATGGATCTACATTACCTTTCAGATCAACGTAGCCAAATACAATGCCATATACGGCAGTTTCGCCGCCCTTCCCCTCTTCTTGTTCTGGCTGCAGATCAGCTGGATACTGGTTCTCCTCGGCGCTGAAATCGCCTATGCCCATCAGCATGTCAAGAACTCCGAATTCGGTCCGGACTGCCGCCGAATGCCCATTGCCTTCCGCAAACTCCTGGCCCTGGCGATTATGCACACCCTGGTCAAACACTTTCCGACCCATGACAAGCGTTGGAACATGGAGCGGATCGCCTTGAAGCTCGAAACCCCGATGCGCTGTGTCCAAGAAGTGCTCGGCGATCTGCTCGAGGCGGACCTGATCACGGAGCGCGTCGGAGATCGGAAAAGCGCGCCCACCTATATGCCCGCCCGGGATCCGGCCATTCTGACGGTAAGCTATGTCCTCAACCGACTGGAAGATAACGGGGCCAGGGATCTTCCAGTGTCCGAATCCCCGGATACCCTGCGAATTCAATCCATCCTGAAAAGCTTTCGGGACCTCGTCCAAAAATCCGATGCGGATGTCCTGCTGAAGCAGCTGTAG
- a CDS encoding ABC-type nitrate/sulfonate/bicarbonate transport systems periplasmic components-like protein, which produces MARTAVFGLFVALASVFSACVGDAGAEAPSHDPMPAEKAIVLAVEFCSHAACAYVAEAKGWYGEAGVPIESFDSYVTGMALSAALTRGEIDAAYICLIPAICAFANAKVPLKIVAGTHRYGYAVSCNPERITSPADLQKPGIRIGCAREGSPTDALLQKAVDVYRLNPQKVAANIRRMSPPKQLLALRMGHLDAAVMPEQYPSMAESAGFPVLLTAQDLWPDMQGSVLIVTERFLERNPRSVLRLVEVTERSTEWINRNPEAAAQILAKALRITGNRIFPVKEIQQDPVLDTTPQALQRSLTERLVCTTRIDPEQVQKTIDYLADLGYIRQRFEADQILAIDR; this is translated from the coding sequence ATGGCTCGAACAGCAGTCTTCGGCCTATTCGTCGCTTTGGCGTCGGTCTTCTCGGCATGTGTCGGCGACGCGGGCGCCGAGGCCCCTTCACACGACCCCATGCCGGCGGAAAAGGCCATCGTTCTTGCGGTGGAATTCTGCTCCCATGCAGCCTGCGCCTACGTTGCCGAGGCGAAAGGCTGGTACGGAGAGGCTGGCGTCCCTATTGAATCCTTTGACAGTTACGTTACCGGGATGGCGCTTTCAGCCGCCCTGACACGCGGAGAAATCGATGCCGCCTATATCTGCCTGATCCCTGCGATTTGCGCCTTCGCCAACGCGAAGGTCCCCTTGAAGATCGTCGCAGGTACCCACCGATACGGGTACGCCGTCTCCTGCAACCCCGAACGGATAACCTCACCCGCCGATCTTCAGAAGCCCGGGATCCGGATCGGCTGCGCCCGTGAGGGCAGCCCGACCGATGCCCTCCTCCAAAAGGCGGTCGACGTCTATCGGCTGAATCCGCAGAAGGTGGCGGCAAACATTCGCCGGATGAGCCCCCCCAAGCAGCTTCTAGCCCTCAGGATGGGGCACCTCGATGCCGCGGTGATGCCCGAACAGTACCCCAGCATGGCTGAATCGGCGGGGTTCCCGGTTCTTTTGACGGCCCAGGACCTTTGGCCGGACATGCAGGGGAGCGTCCTGATCGTGACGGAGCGGTTCCTCGAGCGTAATCCCCGATCGGTTCTACGCCTTGTAGAAGTGACGGAGCGGTCCACAGAATGGATCAACCGGAACCCGGAGGCCGCCGCCCAAATCCTCGCCAAGGCCTTGCGCATCACAGGCAACCGGATCTTCCCGGTCAAGGAGATCCAACAAGATCCCGTCCTGGATACAACCCCTCAGGCCCTGCAGCGATCCCTGACCGAGCGCCTCGTCTGCACCACCCGCATCGATCCTGAGCAGGTTCAGAAAACCATCGATTACCTGGCCGATCTCGGATATATCCGGCAGCGCTTCGAGGCGGATCAGATTCTGGCGATCGACCGTTGA